The stretch of DNA CAGACCCGCCAGCTGGGTCGAAGCCGACGCGGCGTTGATCGCCACGACGTCGTACAGGTGATCCGGGTTCAGCGCCATGACCGTGGCCACGACCTGCACCTCGTTGCGCAGGCCCTTGGCGAAGGACGGACGCAGCGGCCGGTCGATGAGCCGGCAGGTGAGGATCGCGTCCTCACTGGGCCGGCCCTCCCGCCGGAAGAAGGAGCCGGGGATACGACCCACGGCGTACATGCGCTCCTCGACATCGACCGTCAACGGGAAGAAGTCGAGCGAGTCCTTGGGAGACTTGGAGGCGGTGGTCGCCGAAAGGACCATCGTCTCCTCGTCCAGATAGGCCACGACAGACCCGGCGGCCTGACGGGCCAGCCGGCCCGTCTCGAAGCGCACGGTGCGCTGACCGAACGGACCGTTGTCGATCACAGCCTCGGTGGTGAAAACACCCTCGGACAAGAGGTACTCCTCAGTTCGAATGCGGCGGACTGAAGAGGACGCGTTTGTCGTGGGGCTCACGCCGCCGTGTGGCGGCCCGGTCTTCGATCGAAGCCCCCGGGCGTAGAACGTCCCGAGGGCCACTACCGAAGATCGGCGCCCAACCGGCCACTTCGACGCGAGCGACGTCGCGCAGTGCCTCTTCAGTTCCCTAAAACGTATGGAACTTTTCCGGTACCCACTCTAACCGGAAAAGTCGTCAGCTTGGTCCGGCCCAGCACCCACCGGGTACACAACAGGAGCGGTCCGTGACGAACGGACCGCTCCTGTTCAAGCTACGAACAACCCAGCGGAACCTACCGCCGCAGCCCCAGCTTCTCGATCAGCGCGCGGTACCGCACGATGTCGGTCTTCTGCAGGTACCCCTGCAGCCGCCGCCGCTGACCCACCAGAAGCAGCAGCCCCCGCCGGCTGTGGTGGTCGTGCTTGTGGAACTTCAGGTGCTCGGTGAGCTCGTTGATCCGGTACGTGAGCAGCGCGATCTGCACCTCCGGGGAGCCCGTGTCGCTCGGCCCGGTCCCGTACTCCTCAACGATCTTCTTCTTCGTAGC from Catenulispora sp. GP43 encodes:
- the rpsO gene encoding 30S ribosomal protein S15; the protein is MSLDAATKKKIVEEYGTGPSDTGSPEVQIALLTYRINELTEHLKFHKHDHHSRRGLLLLVGQRRRLQGYLQKTDIVRYRALIEKLGLRR